A genomic stretch from Pomacea canaliculata isolate SZHN2017 linkage group LG2, ASM307304v1, whole genome shotgun sequence includes:
- the LOC112557830 gene encoding uncharacterized protein LOC112557830 isoform X1 — translation MTYISIWVCRSRKQSGGLFLRVRDTILARYRRLGNKFISHSQKRKAGRMSGFGTKYWIEMLSDRCRTGYFPGEIIEGYLFIQSASPVPLSGLYLLLTGKATVLLRKFEGKKVTNLFQHESYITKREDVKDLKSCTDPPRVLPNTSVLEFQFFLPPGLPPSFTSPLGNKGHVEYRLELNKSMGTSEKTLYKCVILVAPFLSLAGNVAATLPVSQEQHHARHFCCGADRNITVQASITQAGILAGERIPFRAVITNHSDSYIKSSHVTLRHRWIWYSIGQTHTSSRTVWSFKQVSRGAIPPGGSMTWGENDEPLVLPSDLIPTGPPGCSIMMVSYELCLTVIPKGMVKDMKLLLPIIVGSAMPPEVQATVERNTASYSALLRGAILYTC, via the exons ATGACCTATATTTCTATCTGGGTTTGTAGATCAAGAAAACAGAGCGGAGGACTTTTCCTGAGGGTGAGAGATACTATACTGGCTAGATACAGAAGACTAGGAAACAAATTTATCAG CCACAGTCAGAAAAGGAAG GCAGGAAGAATGTCTGGTTTCGGAACCAAGTACTGGATTGAGATGCTTTCAGACAGATGTCGAACAGGGTACTTCCCCGGTGAAATTATAGAGGGGTATCTCTTCATTCAGTCAGCCTCTCCTGTACCACTATCAG GCCTCTACTTGCTGCTCACCGGCAAGGCCACAGTTCTGTTAAGGAAGTTTGAAGGCAAAAAAGTAACGAACCTTTTCCAGCACGAGTCTTACATCACCAAGAGGGAAGACGTGAAGGATCTGA AGAGCTGTACGGATCCCCCCAGGGTACTGCCAAACACCAGCGTGCTTGAGTTCCAGTTTTTTCTACCTCCGGGCTTACCTCCTTCCTTTACAAGTCCGCTGGGAAACAAGGGACACGTGGAGTACCGCCTCGAATTGAACAAGTCTATGGGAACTAGTGAAAAGACACTTTACAAATGTGTCATCCTGGTTGCACCTTTTCTGTCTCTTGCAGGAAATGTAGCTGCTACA TTGCCGGTTTCACAAGAACAGCATCATGCTCGCCACTTTTGCTGCGGCGCCGACAGGAACATCACCGTCCAGGCCAGCATCACCCAAGCTGGAATTCTCGCAGGAGAGAGGATTCCTTTCCGGGCGGTGATCACAAATCATTCTGACAGTTACATCAAGTCGTCCCATGTCACTTTGAGACAC CGGTGGATTTGGTATTCCATTGGTCAGACGCACACAAGCTCACGAACAGTCTGGTCGTTCAAGCAAGTGTCACGTGGTGCCATCCCACCTGGTGGCAGCATGACGTGGGGTGAGAATGATGAGCCTCTGGTGTTGCCGAGCGACCTGATTCCTACTGGCCCTCCAGGATGCTCCATAATGATGGTCTCGTACGAGCTGTGT ctCACTGTCATCCCAAAAGGAATGGTCAAAGACATGAAGCTGCTGTTGCCTATCATCGTGGGCAGCGCCATGCCACCAGAAGTGCAGGCGACGGTGGAGAGAAACACAGCCTCCTACTCAGCTTTGCTTCGAGGGGCCATCTTGTACACCTGCTAG
- the LOC112557830 gene encoding uncharacterized protein LOC112557830 isoform X2: MSGFGTKYWIEMLSDRCRTGYFPGEIIEGYLFIQSASPVPLSGLYLLLTGKATVLLRKFEGKKVTNLFQHESYITKREDVKDLKSCTDPPRVLPNTSVLEFQFFLPPGLPPSFTSPLGNKGHVEYRLELNKSMGTSEKTLYKCVILVAPFLSLAGNVAATLPVSQEQHHARHFCCGADRNITVQASITQAGILAGERIPFRAVITNHSDSYIKSSHVTLRHRWIWYSIGQTHTSSRTVWSFKQVSRGAIPPGGSMTWGENDEPLVLPSDLIPTGPPGCSIMMVSYELCLTVIPKGMVKDMKLLLPIIVGSAMPPEVQATVERNTASYSALLRGAILYTC, translated from the exons ATGTCTGGTTTCGGAACCAAGTACTGGATTGAGATGCTTTCAGACAGATGTCGAACAGGGTACTTCCCCGGTGAAATTATAGAGGGGTATCTCTTCATTCAGTCAGCCTCTCCTGTACCACTATCAG GCCTCTACTTGCTGCTCACCGGCAAGGCCACAGTTCTGTTAAGGAAGTTTGAAGGCAAAAAAGTAACGAACCTTTTCCAGCACGAGTCTTACATCACCAAGAGGGAAGACGTGAAGGATCTGA AGAGCTGTACGGATCCCCCCAGGGTACTGCCAAACACCAGCGTGCTTGAGTTCCAGTTTTTTCTACCTCCGGGCTTACCTCCTTCCTTTACAAGTCCGCTGGGAAACAAGGGACACGTGGAGTACCGCCTCGAATTGAACAAGTCTATGGGAACTAGTGAAAAGACACTTTACAAATGTGTCATCCTGGTTGCACCTTTTCTGTCTCTTGCAGGAAATGTAGCTGCTACA TTGCCGGTTTCACAAGAACAGCATCATGCTCGCCACTTTTGCTGCGGCGCCGACAGGAACATCACCGTCCAGGCCAGCATCACCCAAGCTGGAATTCTCGCAGGAGAGAGGATTCCTTTCCGGGCGGTGATCACAAATCATTCTGACAGTTACATCAAGTCGTCCCATGTCACTTTGAGACAC CGGTGGATTTGGTATTCCATTGGTCAGACGCACACAAGCTCACGAACAGTCTGGTCGTTCAAGCAAGTGTCACGTGGTGCCATCCCACCTGGTGGCAGCATGACGTGGGGTGAGAATGATGAGCCTCTGGTGTTGCCGAGCGACCTGATTCCTACTGGCCCTCCAGGATGCTCCATAATGATGGTCTCGTACGAGCTGTGT ctCACTGTCATCCCAAAAGGAATGGTCAAAGACATGAAGCTGCTGTTGCCTATCATCGTGGGCAGCGCCATGCCACCAGAAGTGCAGGCGACGGTGGAGAGAAACACAGCCTCCTACTCAGCTTTGCTTCGAGGGGCCATCTTGTACACCTGCTAG
- the LOC112556170 gene encoding arrestin domain-containing protein 5-like has translation MFTPRDGYLIELPPDKSQAEYFPGEIIRGRVYIRWDPSFPVPVFQMQLRGEAKVVLNRYKTILCQREQILKTRQAVRNMRRPTQLPVLPSNTNVYEFEFLLPHDLPPSFTSPRGRKGRLEYCLEVMKVEPYYEHIYHAIAITVKPFQPLAGNLVAMLPALQEQQQARHYFCCGADRRIEVRALLTQVGVHAGEVIPFRAFITNHSEYSIKSSHIILRRRWMWYSIGMTTNGSERVRSFKKVSRGAIPPGGSMRWDPSDYPLVLPSDLLPSGPSGCAIMRASYELVFTVVPEGMVRNMKLRLPIIVGTDVSPQVRASMERNTAASAASVREAVMLHLPRNAVTERPAVDREVPPEQDRPGLHEISPLHL, from the exons ATGTTTACACCTCGAGACGGTTATTTGATTGAGCTCCCGCCAGACAAATCTCAAGCAGAGTACTTTCCCGGGGAAATAATTCGAGGACGTGTCTACATTCGATGGGACCCTTCATTTCCAGTTCCAG TCTTTCAGATGCAGCTGAGGGGTGAGGCCAAAGTTGTGTTAAACAGGTACAAAACAATACTGTGCCAGCGGGAACAGATCCTGAAGACCCGCCAGGCAGTCAGGAACATGA GGAGACCTACACAGCTTCCCGTGCTGCCATCAAACACCAACGTGTATGAATTCGAGTTTCTTCTGCCACATGATTTGCCCCCGTCGTTTACTAGCCCCAGGGGCAGGAAAGGTCGCCTCGAGTACTGCCTAGAGGTGATGAAAGTCGAACCATATTATGAACATATCTATCACGCCATTGCCATCACGGTCAAACCTTTCCAGCCTCTCGCAGGAAATCTGGTTGCTATG CTGCCGGCGttacaagaacaacaacaagctCGTCACTACTTCTGCTGCGGCGCCGACAGGCGTATCGAGGTTCGCGCCCTCTTGACTCAGGTCGGAGTTCACGCTGGGGAGGTCATCCCTTTCCGGGCCTTCATCACTAACCATTCTGAGTACTCCATCAAGTCTTCTCACATCATTTTGAGAAGG CGGTGGATGTGGTATTCTATTGGTATGACGACTAATGGCAGCGAGAGAGTCCGGTCTTTCAAGAAAGTGTCACGTGGTGCAATTCCTCCCGGCGGCAGCATGAGGTGGGATCCAAGTGACTATCCTCTGGTGTTGCCTAGCGACCTGCTTCCTAGCGGCCCTTCTGGGTGCGCCATAATGAGAGCCTCGTACGAGCTAGTG TTTACTGTCGTCCCGGAAGGAATGGTTCGGAACATGAAGCTCCGGTTGCCGATAATCGTGGGCACCGATGTGTCACCACAGGTCAGGGCATCCATGGAGAGAAACACAGCCGCCAGTGCCGCATCAGTCAGAGAGGCAGTGATGTTACACCTGCCGA gaaaCGCTGTGACAGAGAGACCAGCGGTGGATAGAGAGGTTCCACCTGAACAGGACAGACCTGGATTGCACGAAATTTCACCTTTACACTTATAG
- the LOC112556169 gene encoding organic cation transporter protein-like, which translates to MESLMEEAGTRGRFQVLMVTAFKVGMLPVAWSMMQMSFVGLVPDWWCEPPSGSIFSYGNWSRDNATFHSCTRQNETCQNLIFDDSVRTVVNEWSLVCDLSYVKPMMTSLQMAGVLVGALLGGQMSDSLGRRLTVYATSLTHTVCCVVAAFSVSWQMFAVMRTLTGVTLGVYLVASFSFPLEFVSPAWRQTVAFIPGWSFGIFLFSLIAWLFPHWSYLHIALAILSVPFLLTWFVMPESARWLAVKGRLEEAEAVIELVARVNRRQKPPDTLDRLRKVVEKEQKTGQGRRYTYIDVYRGWRMAFTSLVLNFMWFCMSFCYYGISFGVTGLSGNLYLNIFLMAAVEIPSNFSTVFLSERLGRRWTIFLFSLICSLSSFSILIVDLTVPKDKTAVITMGLAMVSKLAVGAARLSILTFTSEQYPTVIRNLGYGASNTISRVGGALAPVLLNMDTDKEVVRGYVVVGVLLAVSGFATLLLRETKGQALKDSLEVIAEESEKVERSSEGTNEGDRTSSEPSVHEMTVWTVNSEVASNETVSVKL; encoded by the exons ATGGAGAGCCTGATGGAGGAAGCCGGCACCAGAGGGCGCTTTCAGGTCTTGATGGTTACAGCCTTTAAGGTGGGAATGCTACCTGTGGCCTGGAGCATGATGCAAATGTCCTTCGTTGGCCTCGTCCCCGACTGGTGGTGTGAACCACCAAGTGGCAGCATCTTTTCTTATGGCAACTGGTCGCGAGACAACGCAACGTTTCACAGTTGCACGAGACAGAACGAGACTTGCCAAAACTTGATCTTTGACGACAGTGTTCGAACCGTCGTCAACGAG TGGTCCCTTGTGTGTGACCTCAGCTACGTCAAGCCCATGATGACATCATTGCAAATGGCGGGCGTGCTGGTGGGAGCCTTGCTGGGTGGACAGATGTCCGACTCGCTGGGGAGGCGCCTGACGGTGTACGCCACGTCTCTGACTCACACAGTCTGCTGTGTAGTCGCGGCTTTCTCCGTTTCCTGGCAGATGTTCGCTGTGATGCGCACCTTGACTGGCGTCACCCTGGGTGTCTACCTCGTAGCCTCGTTTTCATTTCCCTTGGAGTTTGTCAGTCCAGCATGGCGGCAG ACGGTGGCGTTTATCCCAGGCTGGAGTTTCggcatttttctattttccttgATAGCCTGGCTGTTTCCACATTGGAGCTATCTCCACATCGCTCTGGCCATTCTCTCGGTACCATTCCTTCTGACCTGGTT TGTCATGCCAGAGAGCGCTCGTTGGCTGGCGGTCAAAGGTCGCCTTGAGGAAGCGGAGGCAGTGATTGAGTTAGTGGCCCGTGTCAACAGGCGCCAGAAGCCCCCCGACACGCTGGACAGACTGCGCAAGGTCGTGGAGAAGGAGCAGAAGACAGGTCAAGGCCGTCGCTATACGTACATTGATGTTTACCGAGGCTGGCGAATGGCCTTCACCTCGCTCGTTCTCAACTTTATGTG gTTTTGCATGTCGTTTTGCTACTATGGAATCTCCTTCGGAGTGACTGGTCTTAGTGGTAATCTTTACCTTAACATCTTTCTCATGGCTGCTGTAGAGATACCGTCCAATTTCAGTACAGTCTTCCTCAGCGAAAG ACTGGGTCGGCGCTGgactatttttttgttctccCTGATCTGCTCATTGTCCAGTTTCAGCATACTTATTGTTGACCTTACAG TCCCTAAAGATAAAACTGCTGTCATCACCATGGGACTGGCCATGGTTAGCAAGCTGGCAGTAGGAGCGGCTCGTCTGTCCATTCTAACATTTACATCTGAACAGTATCCCACTGTTATCAG GAATCTGGGATATGGAGCATCCAACACAATATCCCGCGTGGGAGGCGCCTTAGCACCTGTTTTGCTTAATATG GACACAGACAAGGAGGTGGTACGTGGCTATGTGGTGGTAGGTGTTCTACTGGCAGTCTCCGGCTTTGCCACCTTGTTGCTACGGGAGACCAAAGGTCAGGCTCTCAAGGACAGCCTGGAAGTCATTGCTGAGGAAAGTGAGAAGGTGGAGAGGAGCTCAGAAGGAACGAATGAAGGCGACAGGACAAGCTCGGAGCCGTCTGTCCATGAGATGACTGTGTGGACTGTCAATAGTGAAGTAGCCAGCAATGAAACTGTGTCTGTGAAACTATGa
- the LOC112556171 gene encoding uncharacterized protein LOC112556171, whose product MFTPRDGYLIELPPDKSQAEYFPGEIIRGRVYIRWDPSFPVPVFQMQLKGQAKVVLGGYKRKLCHREEILKTRQAVKNMRRPTQLPVLPSNTNVYEFEFLLPHDSPPSFTSPRGNKGRLKYRLELIKAEPHYDHIYQAIDITVKPFQPLAGNLVAMLPALQEQQQARHYFCCGADRRIEVRALLTHVGVHCGEVIPFRAFITNHSKYSTISSHVVLKRRWMWYSIGVTTNGSERVSTFNKVYRGAIPPGGSMRWDPSDYPLLLPSDLFPSGPSGCAIMRVSYELVFTVVPGGMVRNMKLRLPIIVGTDVSPHVRASMERNTAASAASVREAVMLHLQRNAVTERPAVDEVPPEQDRPGLHEMSPIHL is encoded by the exons ATGTTCACACCTCGAGACGGTTATTTGATTGAGCTCCCGCCAGACAAATCTCAAGCAGAGTACTTCCCCGGGGAAATCATTCGAGGACGTGTCTACATTCGATGGGACCCTTCATTTCCAGTTCCAG TCTTTCAGATGCAGCTGAAGGGTCAGGCCAAAGTTGTGTTAGGCGGGTACAAAAGAAAACTGTGCCACCGGGAAGAGATCCTGAAGACCCGCCAGGCCGTCAAGAACATGA GGAGACCTACACAGCTTCCCGTGCTACCATCAAACACCAACGTGTATGAATTCGAGTTTCTTCTGCCACATGATTCGCCCCCGTCGTTTACTAGCCCCAGGGGCAATAAAGGTCGCCTCAAGTACCGCCTAGAGCTGATAAAAGCCGAACCACATTATGACCATATCTATCAAGCCATTGACATCACTGTCAAACCTTTCCAGCCTCTTGCAGGAAATCTGGTTGCTATG CTGCCGGCGTTACAAGAACAGCAACAGGCTCGTCACTACTTCTGCTGCGGCGCCGACAGGCGTATCGAGGTTCGCGCCCTCTTGACTCATGTCGGAGTTCACTGTGGTGAGGTCATCCCTTTCCGGGCCTTCATCACTAACCATTCTAAGTACTCCACCATATCTTCTCACGTCGTTTTGAAAAGG CGGTGGATGTGGTATTCTATTGGTGTGACGACTAATGGCAGCGAGAGAGTTTCGACTTTCAACAAAGTGTACCGTGGTGCGATTCCACCCGGCGGCAGCATGAGGTGGGATCCAAGTGACTATCCTCTGCTGTTGCCTAGCGACCTGTTTCCCAGCGGCCCTTCTGGGTGCGCCATAATGAGAGTCTCATACGAGCTAGTG TTTACTGTCGTCCCGGGAGGAATGGTTCGGAACATGAAGCTCCGGTTGCCGATAATCGTGGGCACCGATGTGTCACCACATGTCAGGGCATCCATGGAGAGAAACACAGCCGCCAGTGCCGCATCAGTCAGAGAGGCAGTGATGTTACACCTGCAAA gaaaCGCTGTGACAGAGAGACCAGCGGTGGATGAAGTTCCACCTGAACAGGACAGACCTGGATTGCACGAAATGTCACCAATACACTTATAA